The following are encoded together in the Glycine max cultivar Williams 82 chromosome 8, Glycine_max_v4.0, whole genome shotgun sequence genome:
- the LBD34 gene encoding LOB domain-containing protein 5: MSQGNRNYFSCPICRNQRRRHDDNCEFGQYFLGRSTDFESACRLFGFANLVRLMRSVEPSERQATADSILMEANIWDRDPINGAYGHVFNLVSQIQSFESELETINNWLAHIRDQQRQPSSFSPNIPNQSIQDEGSNTPIPSLIGADISTRSSEKGESSIVAPKEDANIVVRERDSKVDDNEEGTIPDKEQVDYFRDD; the protein is encoded by the exons ATGAGTCAAGGAAATAGGAATTATTTTTCATGTCCCATCTGCAGGAATCAACGAAGGCGTCACGATGATAATTGTGAGTTTGGGCAATACTTTCTTGGTAGATCAACAGACTTTGAGAGTGCTTGTAGGCTCTTTGGATTCGCAAACTTGGTTAGACTGATGCGTTCTGTGGAACCATCTGAAAGGCAAGCTACTGCCGATTCCATTTTAATGGAGGCAAACATTTGGGATCGTGACCCTATTAACGGTGCCTATGGTCATGTGTTTAATTTGGTTTCCCAAATCCAGTCATTTGAAAGCGAATtagaaactataaataattgGCTGGCGCATATTCGAGATCAACAAAGGCAACCAAGTTCATTTTCCCCTAACATCCCAAACCAAAGTATCCAAGATGAAGGTTCCAACACCCCGATTCCAAGCTTGATTGGAGCA GATATCTCTACAAGGTCTTCTGAAAAAGGAGAATCAAG TATTGTTGCGCCTAAGGAGGATGCGAATATTGTTGTTAGAGAGAGAGATTCAAAAGTTGATGACAATGAGGAAGGCACTATTCCTGATAAAGAACAAGTAGATTATTTCCGTGACGACTAA